A DNA window from Macadamia integrifolia cultivar HAES 741 chromosome 4, SCU_Mint_v3, whole genome shotgun sequence contains the following coding sequences:
- the LOC122076649 gene encoding PX domain-containing protein EREL1-like isoform X2 encodes MVKLLSDIDISRSAPVASFLELEAAARSSFHDGNDHTIESNASGNSMVSSLQVQPNSGVSVAGSLSITSDYGSDNAYETSELGTPRQGRDNVSEIGTEDLPLDLEVANSIGTFANFGIPSDHGLFVGDSILEQLEGFSRHKIHTRKEKSVPNQDRFNGNASKVAFLSGDGVELLSEPEHGKVASHTRKLSAESVGSDISSVRGSEILNSGAPNSCGDGSLDFPGGAEARTSAEILGATVMQFPDDVQIVLPLNQRNKMNRVLMTLQQRLATGKTDMEDLIARLNQEMAVKDYLTTKVKDLEVELESTKQKGKENLQQAILVERERFTVTQWDMEELRRKCLEMESKLKSEQDEKLRTESTKASVVKEKELLMQELDLTREQLQNLQKRHEELEMKSKADAKVLVKEVKSLRSSQSDLKQELSQLLKEKSELEKTLGREKQGKEHAETANAKLLHECGILRNRLQECSVNFLAEGEDKFTVDSSSLSDALDILATSDNRIGLLVAEAQLLAQDDENPVASANKDHNMKGNDLGTKDDQVRKMLTDIFIDNAKLRKHVNSVIRCALKTAVMPEIDEEEEPSEPSEPSRNTVLNKFLER; translated from the exons ATGGTAAAGCTTCTGTCAGACATTGATATATCTAGAAGTGCTCCAGTGGCATCCTTTCTTGAGCTAGAAGCTGCTGCTAGGTCTT cATTTCATGATGGAAATGATCATACTATAGAATCAAATGCATCTGGCAACAGCATGGTTTCTTCACTCCAAGTTCAACCCAATTCAGGTGTTTCTGTTGCTGGTAGTTTGTCAATCACATCCGATTATGGTAGTGATAATGCTTATGAGACATCTGAACTTGGAACACCGAGGCAAGGAAGGGATAACGTGTCTGAAATTGGTACTGAGGATCTACCCTTGGATCTAGAAGTGGCTAATTCCATTGGAACATTTGCAAATTTTGGCATACCTAGTGATCATGGTCTTTTTGTGGGCGATTCTATTCTAGAACAGCTAGAAGGATTTTCCAGGCACAAAATTCataccagaaaagaaaaaagtgttcCAAACCAGGATAGATTTAATGGAAATGCTTCTAAGGTTGCATTTCTTTCAGGAGATGGGGTAGAGCTCTTATCTGAGCCAGAGCATGGTAAAGTAGCCAGTCATACTCGAAAGCTGTCAGCTGAGAGTGTCGGAAGTGACATAAGTTCTGTAAGAGGTAGTGAAATATTGAATTCGGGTGCTCCTAATTCATGTGGTGATGGATCCCTTGACTTTCCTGGAGGTGCTGAAGCTCGAACTTCTGCTGAAATTCTTGGAGCAACAGTTATGCAGTTTCCAGATGATGTACAGATAGTTCTTCCGTTGAATCagagaaataaaatgaatagAGTCCTTATGACCCTGCAGCAGAGACTAGCTACAGGGAAAACAGACATGGAGGATCTTATTGCAAGACTCAATCAAGAAATGGCTGTGAAAGATTATCTTACAACAAAG GTCAAGGATTTGGAAGTGGAACTTGAAAGCACAAAGCAGAAAGGtaaagaaaatcttcaacaagcCATATTAGTTGAAAGGGAAAGATTTACCGTGACGCAGTGGGATATGGAGGAACTTCGGAGGAAGTGTTTGGAGATGGAGTCAAAATTGAAGTCTGAACAG GATGAAAAGCTTCGTACAGAGTCAACAAAAGCATCAGTTGTTAAGGAGAAGGAATTGTTGATGCAGGAATTGGACTTAACTAGAGAACAGCTTCAGAATTTGCAAAAACGTCACGAAGAGCTAGAGATGAAGTCAAAAGCAGATGCTAAAGTTCTTGTGAAAGAGGTTAAATCTCTCAGAAGTTCTCAATCAGATCTAAAGCAGGAGCTTAGCCAATTGCTGAAGGAAAAATCTGAACTAGAG AAAACTCTGGGAAGggaaaaacaaggaaaagaacATGCGGAAACTGCTAATGCGAAGCTGCTGCATGAATGCGGAATTCTTCGTAATCGGCTGCAAGAATGTAGTGTTAACTTCCTTGCAGAAGGGGAAGATAAATTCACTGTGgattcttcttcactttcagATGCTTTGGATATCTTGGCCACATCTGACAACAGAATTGGCCTCCTTGTTGCAGAG GCACAACTTCTAGCTCAAGATGACGAAAACCCTGTTGCTTCTGCGAATAAAGATCACAATATGAAGGGCAATGATTTGGGAACAAAGGATGATCAAGTGAGGAAGATGCTGACAGATATCTTCATTGACAATGCTAAATTGAGGAAGCATGTCAATTCTGTGATCCGTTGTGCTCTGAAGACAGCAGTTATGCCAGAGATAGACGAGGAGGAAGAACCATCAGAACCATCAGAACCATCAAGGAATACGGTACTGAACAAGTTCTTAGAAAGATGA